One stretch of Schlesneria sp. DSM 10557 DNA includes these proteins:
- a CDS encoding glucose-1-phosphate adenylyltransferase, whose amino-acid sequence MKNVLAVILGGGKGSRLFPLTEVRSKPAVPLAGKYRLIDIPISNCINSGINRIFLLTQFNSVSLHAHIRQTYSFDQFDGGFVEILAAQQTMEGNNWYEGTADAVRKNLRHFDQAGYDYVLILSGDQLYRMDFAKMLEAHKEAGAHVSIAALPVTREAARGFGIMRVDDEGRVKGFLEKPKSDEEIDNLVRTDPAWIDARGVKSHGRDCLASMGIYLFNLKTLVDLLSKSDYQDFGKEVFPMSIRTHQVHAHLFDGYWEDIGTIRSFYEANLDLTLPNAPFKLEDQERPIYTHARFLPPSRCDGVHVKRSLIADGCVIGEGSTIENSVIGLRCKIGKNVTIANSILMGSDDYQSEEEIQADANAGIPSIGVGDGCLLDGVIVDKNCRIGDGVHVRGGDVLKVPENPAVVIQDGVIVIPKGTILPDRWQL is encoded by the coding sequence ATGAAAAATGTGCTGGCTGTCATTCTCGGCGGGGGAAAAGGGAGCCGCCTCTTCCCACTGACGGAAGTTCGATCGAAGCCGGCCGTCCCACTGGCGGGAAAGTATCGTCTGATCGACATCCCGATTTCGAACTGCATCAACAGCGGGATTAACCGCATCTTTCTGCTGACTCAATTCAACTCGGTGAGTCTGCATGCCCACATTCGCCAGACGTACAGTTTCGATCAGTTTGACGGAGGGTTTGTTGAGATTCTGGCCGCTCAGCAAACGATGGAAGGAAATAACTGGTACGAAGGTACGGCGGACGCAGTTCGCAAGAATCTTCGTCATTTCGATCAAGCAGGCTATGACTACGTTCTGATCCTCTCTGGCGACCAGCTCTACCGCATGGACTTCGCCAAGATGCTGGAAGCTCATAAGGAAGCAGGGGCCCACGTATCGATCGCGGCGTTGCCAGTCACGCGCGAGGCAGCGCGTGGCTTCGGTATCATGCGCGTGGACGACGAGGGGCGGGTTAAAGGGTTTCTTGAGAAGCCGAAGTCGGATGAAGAGATCGACAATCTCGTTCGAACCGATCCTGCCTGGATTGATGCGCGGGGTGTGAAAAGTCATGGTCGCGATTGCCTGGCCAGCATGGGGATCTACCTCTTCAATCTGAAGACTCTGGTGGATCTGCTTTCGAAGTCGGACTACCAGGACTTCGGCAAAGAGGTCTTTCCCATGTCGATCCGCACTCATCAAGTGCATGCCCATCTCTTCGATGGTTATTGGGAAGACATCGGAACGATTCGCTCGTTCTACGAGGCGAATCTCGATCTGACGTTGCCGAATGCGCCATTCAAGCTCGAGGACCAGGAGCGGCCGATTTACACCCATGCCCGGTTCCTCCCTCCCAGTCGCTGCGACGGCGTGCATGTTAAACGGAGTCTGATTGCGGATGGTTGCGTCATTGGCGAAGGTTCCACGATTGAAAACAGCGTCATCGGGCTGAGATGCAAGATTGGCAAAAACGTCACCATTGCAAATTCGATCCTGATGGGTTCGGACGACTATCAGAGTGAAGAAGAGATCCAGGCCGATGCGAATGCAGGGATTCCCAGTATTGGTGTCGGGGATGGCTGTCTGCTGGATGGAGTCATCGTGGACAAAAATTGTCGTATTGGCGACGGAGTCCATGTGCGGGGCGGCGACGTATTGAAGGTTCCCGAAAATCCCGCGGTCGTTATTCAGGATGGCGTCATCGTCATTCCCAAAGGGACCATCCTGCCCGACCGGTGGCAGCTCTAA
- a CDS encoding 16S rRNA (uracil(1498)-N(3))-methyltransferase, producing the protein MTHRFYSPQLPETGSVCLADSEAHHMIHVLRTQVGDSAELFDGRGLVATCRVVQLRKRDVTLDVLETRRTPTASRELVLATAVPKGDRFDWLIEKATELGVTRIIPITTTRSVVDPRESKLDKLRQTVIAACKQSCRNHLMEIAAVTPWSKFIEVTEPGSHLFVAHPQGGSVEELLRKCASDTNPIIFAIGPEGGFSEEEVALALSRGAGTIHLGGQILRIETAALALAARFLL; encoded by the coding sequence ATGACTCATCGGTTCTATTCACCTCAACTTCCTGAGACTGGTTCCGTCTGCCTTGCGGACAGTGAAGCCCACCACATGATCCACGTCTTGAGGACTCAGGTGGGTGATTCGGCTGAGCTGTTCGACGGGCGGGGGCTGGTTGCGACCTGCCGTGTCGTGCAGCTCCGCAAGCGGGATGTCACGCTCGATGTTCTGGAGACGCGACGGACACCGACGGCATCGAGAGAGCTGGTTCTTGCGACGGCTGTTCCCAAGGGAGACCGATTTGACTGGCTGATCGAGAAGGCCACAGAACTGGGCGTGACTCGCATCATTCCCATCACGACCACGCGGAGCGTCGTGGACCCACGCGAGAGCAAACTGGATAAGCTCCGTCAGACAGTTATTGCCGCCTGTAAGCAGTCGTGCCGGAACCATCTGATGGAAATCGCGGCCGTCACTCCCTGGAGCAAGTTTATTGAGGTGACCGAACCGGGCTCCCACCTGTTCGTGGCCCATCCTCAAGGAGGGTCGGTCGAGGAATTGCTTCGGAAATGTGCGAGCGACACAAACCCCATCATTTTCGCGATCGGGCCTGAAGGGGGATTCTCGGAAGAAGAAGTCGCACTGGCCCTCTCTCGCGGGGCGGGGACGATTCATCTCGGTGGGCAGATTCTGAGGATCGAGACGGCGGCCCTTGCGCTGGCTGCACGCTTTCTGCTTTGA
- the ychF gene encoding redox-regulated ATPase YchF: protein MEAGIVGLPNVGKSTLFNALTMSKAAQSANYPFCTIEPNEGIVSVPDDRLRRISQYIVPKKLVPAALKLVDIAGIVKGASEGQGLGNKFLTHIREVDAILQVVRCFDDPDVIHVSGTVNPVADIETIEIELMLADIQTLENSLAKAERTARSGDKDAKLRVEVIKKCLAHLTTDQPLRKMEFDENEAKVVSSYGLMTAKPILYVANVDENDLEGTGKLVQQVRDFANKVGASVVPVCAKLEAEIAELDEADRKEMLEGAGLSEPALAVLAREAYRVLGLQSYFTAGEIEVRAWTIPIGATAPQAAGVIHTDFEKGFIRAEVYTLADLETYKSEKEIRSAGKLRVEGKSYVMQDGDICHFLFN from the coding sequence ATGGAAGCTGGAATCGTCGGGCTCCCCAATGTGGGCAAAAGTACTTTGTTCAATGCACTCACCATGTCGAAGGCGGCTCAGAGTGCAAACTATCCGTTTTGTACGATTGAGCCGAACGAAGGAATCGTCAGCGTTCCCGATGACCGGTTGCGTCGGATCAGTCAGTACATCGTGCCCAAAAAGCTGGTCCCCGCCGCGCTGAAGCTGGTCGATATCGCGGGGATTGTGAAAGGGGCCAGCGAAGGGCAGGGGTTGGGCAATAAGTTCCTGACTCATATCCGTGAAGTCGACGCCATTCTCCAGGTCGTTCGCTGCTTCGACGATCCCGATGTCATTCACGTTTCCGGTACGGTGAATCCCGTCGCCGATATCGAAACGATTGAGATTGAACTGATGCTGGCGGATATCCAGACCTTGGAAAATTCGCTGGCGAAGGCTGAGCGAACCGCTCGAAGCGGCGACAAGGACGCGAAGCTGCGGGTCGAGGTGATCAAGAAATGCCTGGCGCATCTGACCACAGACCAGCCGCTGCGGAAAATGGAATTCGACGAGAATGAAGCCAAGGTCGTCTCCAGTTACGGCTTGATGACAGCGAAACCCATTTTGTACGTGGCGAACGTCGACGAAAACGACCTGGAAGGCACTGGAAAGCTTGTCCAGCAGGTTCGTGACTTTGCGAATAAGGTCGGGGCTTCCGTTGTCCCCGTCTGTGCGAAGCTCGAAGCGGAAATCGCGGAACTCGACGAGGCTGATCGGAAAGAAATGCTTGAGGGAGCCGGTTTGTCGGAACCCGCATTGGCCGTTCTGGCGCGTGAGGCCTACCGAGTTCTCGGTCTGCAGAGCTACTTCACGGCGGGCGAGATCGAAGTACGGGCCTGGACAATTCCGATTGGGGCGACGGCCCCTCAGGCTGCGGGGGTGATCCATACTGATTTCGAGAAAGGCTTCATTCGGGCCGAGGTCTACACCCTGGCTGATCTGGAAACCTACAAGTCCGAAAAAGAAATCCGATCCGCTGGCAAATTGCGGGTGGAAGGCAAAAGCTATGTGATGCAGGATGGTGATATTTGTCATTTCCTTTTCAACTGA
- a CDS encoding Gfo/Idh/MocA family protein yields MSRDHQSSRRSFLKQAALGAFAAPVFIRNLRAASPNDVVRHASFGASGMAFADLSAIITHPQVKLTCVAEVDLQRAEKLKQTFPELRVYQDWRQMLDAEEGKLDSVNVSTPDHMHASMAMASMERGLHVYGQKPLTHDVYDSRRLAEYAGKKNLVTQMGIQIHSHPAYRSAVQLIQEGAIGKVTSVHSWSSKKWGDDTERPDRSDPVPDSLNWDQWQGVCETRPFIGGGYYHPGSWRRRLDFGTGTFGDMGCHIFDPVFKALELTAPLTLKSTGPAPNAHNWANNAVVHLTFPQTKHTTGPVVPITWYDGDERPGDEITSRWLKNRPLPEQGSLFIGEKGALLLPHVEMPILLPEETYKDYARPKLDDINHWHQFIDAVRGKGKTSAHFGYAGPLTESVLLGGVATFFPQETLEWDAASLQFKNKPEAAIRLRKPPRKGWEVKGLS; encoded by the coding sequence ATGTCTCGCGATCATCAGTCAAGTCGACGCTCGTTTCTGAAACAGGCTGCCCTCGGCGCATTCGCAGCTCCGGTATTCATCCGGAATCTGCGAGCCGCTTCGCCGAATGACGTCGTCCGTCATGCCAGCTTTGGTGCGTCGGGAATGGCGTTCGCCGACCTATCTGCCATCATCACACATCCTCAGGTGAAATTGACCTGCGTTGCTGAAGTCGACCTGCAACGGGCCGAGAAGCTGAAGCAGACCTTTCCTGAATTGCGCGTCTACCAGGACTGGCGGCAGATGCTGGACGCGGAAGAGGGAAAGCTGGATTCCGTCAATGTTTCGACCCCTGACCACATGCATGCTTCGATGGCGATGGCGTCAATGGAGCGGGGACTGCATGTTTACGGTCAGAAGCCGCTGACGCATGACGTTTATGATTCAAGACGATTGGCAGAATACGCGGGAAAGAAAAATCTGGTGACCCAGATGGGGATTCAGATTCACTCTCATCCTGCCTATCGCTCGGCGGTGCAGTTGATTCAGGAAGGAGCGATCGGGAAGGTCACCAGCGTTCATTCCTGGAGTAGTAAAAAATGGGGCGACGATACCGAGCGACCCGATCGCAGCGATCCGGTACCCGACAGTCTGAACTGGGACCAATGGCAGGGGGTCTGTGAAACGCGCCCCTTCATCGGTGGAGGTTACTACCATCCGGGTAGCTGGCGCCGTCGACTCGATTTTGGTACGGGAACATTCGGGGATATGGGATGCCATATTTTCGACCCTGTGTTCAAGGCTCTCGAACTGACTGCTCCATTGACGCTGAAGTCGACGGGGCCTGCGCCCAATGCCCATAACTGGGCCAATAATGCGGTGGTGCATCTCACGTTTCCTCAGACGAAGCACACCACCGGACCGGTGGTTCCCATCACCTGGTATGACGGGGACGAGCGACCGGGGGACGAGATCACCTCGCGATGGTTGAAAAACCGACCCTTGCCCGAGCAAGGCTCACTGTTCATCGGTGAAAAAGGGGCGTTGCTGTTACCCCACGTCGAAATGCCAATTCTCCTGCCGGAAGAGACCTACAAGGACTATGCCCGGCCGAAGCTGGATGACATCAATCATTGGCATCAGTTCATTGATGCCGTGCGAGGTAAGGGAAAAACATCGGCCCACTTTGGCTACGCGGGCCCACTGACCGAGAGTGTCCTGCTGGGAGGTGTCGCGACTTTCTTCCCTCAGGAAACCCTTGAGTGGGACGCTGCCAGCCTGCAGTTTAAGAATAAACCTGAAGCTGCCATTCGACTGCGTAAGCCTCCCCGTAAGGGCTGGGAAGTCAAAGGGCTCAGTTGA
- a CDS encoding efflux RND transporter permease subunit, whose translation MLEKLIDVSLNNRMLVISMIVIMAGLGIYSAVNLPIDAVPDMTNVQVQIVTEAGALSPLEVEQYVTSPVELTMSGLPNVEEIRSVSKFGLSLVTVVFHEGTDVFRGRQLIAERLIDAAERVPKGYGTPKLNPLTTALGEILQFEVRGEGYSPMDLRTILEWQIAPRLRQVAGVTEINSHGGYYQSFEVQPDPDRLASFAVSLPELFQAVSSNNGTSGGGYVVHHGEQRFIRGSALLTNESDIENVVIRGNPDGTPVLVRDVADVTIAPLTRQGAVTRDGRGEAVMGMVMMLWGANSRTVVMAAKERLEEINKTLPKGVYTEVTYDRAELINRTLHTVEKNLLEGGTLVVIVLLVMLGSLRAGIVVALAIPLSMLFAANMMAMTGITASLMSLGAIDFGLIVDSSVIMVENCMRRISHNKEGRPHLEVIRDAAIEVRKPTMFGELIISIVYLPLLTLQGTEGKLFRPMALTVLFALAGSLVLSLTLMPVMASLALPRKMEEKEIFIIRMFHKVYHPIVHRTVLHPVLTVGAALLLFAVSIPIAMHLGGEFMPKLDEGDLLIEINRLPSATLEDSIPMGKQVESLLLAFPEVKTVFCKTGRPEIANDVMGVQQTDVWVLLKPEKDWPKEKSREELFDEMRVVLNSNVPGALFAFTQPIEMRVDELVAGVKANVAVLIYAPSGSLQGSGDSSNLAELESLARIGKQVEKSLHTIPGAVDVKAEHQANLPTVRIQVKPEALARYGIDADQVMQTVATMGGHKVGEVFRGRMRFPIMVRIPVEWRTNLYRLEQIPIFAPNGRQIPLGELADLITEETPPGVEHERTQRRTYVQCNVRGRDVESFVYDAQKAISENVKLPTGYEIEWGGDFKNLQSAKQRLLLVTPVVLVLIFLLLHTTFHSGRLASLIFLAIPMAASGGIYALALRGMPFSISAGVGFIALFGVAVLNGLVWVSAAEHLRVAGFSPKAAAEETAVNRLRPVLMTALVASLGFLPMALSHTAGAEIQRPLATVVIGGLITSTLLTALVMPAIYPWFVQRSPNNDDANTMAPATVATT comes from the coding sequence ATGCTTGAAAAGCTAATCGACGTTTCGCTGAATAATCGGATGCTGGTCATTTCCATGATTGTCATCATGGCCGGCCTGGGAATCTATTCGGCCGTCAACCTTCCGATTGATGCCGTTCCCGATATGACCAACGTTCAGGTTCAGATCGTCACCGAAGCAGGTGCGCTGTCCCCACTCGAAGTCGAGCAGTATGTCACGTCCCCTGTTGAGCTGACCATGAGTGGGCTGCCCAATGTGGAAGAAATTCGCAGCGTCTCGAAGTTTGGTCTCTCACTGGTCACCGTCGTTTTCCACGAAGGGACCGACGTCTTTCGCGGCCGGCAACTGATTGCTGAACGTCTCATCGATGCCGCCGAGCGAGTTCCCAAAGGATATGGCACACCCAAGCTGAATCCCCTGACTACAGCTCTGGGAGAAATTCTCCAGTTTGAAGTTCGTGGCGAAGGCTATTCCCCCATGGACCTACGAACGATCCTTGAATGGCAGATTGCACCTCGATTACGTCAGGTCGCTGGAGTAACCGAAATCAACTCGCATGGGGGCTACTACCAGTCGTTCGAAGTCCAGCCCGATCCCGATCGACTCGCCAGCTTCGCCGTCTCGCTGCCTGAACTGTTTCAGGCTGTTTCATCCAATAATGGAACGTCGGGTGGAGGCTACGTCGTTCATCATGGAGAGCAGCGATTCATCCGAGGGTCAGCACTGCTCACCAATGAATCCGATATTGAGAATGTCGTCATCCGGGGGAATCCGGATGGAACTCCTGTACTCGTGCGTGATGTCGCCGATGTGACAATTGCCCCGCTGACGCGCCAGGGTGCGGTGACCCGCGATGGTCGGGGCGAGGCGGTGATGGGGATGGTGATGATGCTGTGGGGCGCCAATTCCCGCACCGTCGTGATGGCTGCGAAAGAACGTCTGGAGGAAATTAATAAAACCCTTCCCAAGGGGGTCTACACCGAAGTGACCTATGATCGGGCTGAACTGATCAATCGCACGTTGCACACTGTTGAGAAGAACCTGCTGGAAGGGGGAACTCTGGTCGTCATCGTGCTGCTGGTGATGCTGGGGAGCCTGCGTGCTGGAATCGTCGTCGCTCTGGCAATTCCCCTCTCTATGCTGTTCGCCGCAAACATGATGGCCATGACGGGGATTACGGCCAGTTTGATGAGTCTCGGTGCCATCGACTTTGGACTGATCGTCGACAGTTCGGTCATCATGGTGGAAAACTGCATGCGCCGTATCTCGCACAACAAGGAGGGACGGCCCCATCTGGAGGTCATCCGGGACGCGGCGATTGAAGTTCGTAAACCGACCATGTTCGGCGAGCTGATCATCTCGATCGTCTATCTGCCACTGCTCACGTTGCAGGGGACGGAAGGAAAGCTGTTCCGACCAATGGCCCTGACTGTTCTCTTCGCGCTGGCAGGGTCTCTTGTCCTGTCGCTGACACTCATGCCGGTGATGGCGTCACTGGCGCTGCCTCGCAAGATGGAAGAAAAAGAGATCTTCATCATCCGGATGTTCCATAAGGTATACCATCCCATTGTTCATCGCACCGTGCTGCACCCCGTTCTGACCGTGGGGGCGGCGTTGCTGCTGTTTGCCGTCAGCATTCCGATCGCCATGCATCTAGGTGGCGAGTTCATGCCCAAGCTGGATGAAGGGGACCTGCTCATCGAAATTAACCGGTTGCCCAGCGCCACACTCGAGGATTCGATCCCCATGGGCAAACAGGTTGAATCCCTGCTGCTGGCATTCCCCGAAGTGAAAACGGTGTTCTGCAAGACCGGACGTCCAGAAATTGCCAACGACGTGATGGGGGTACAGCAAACAGACGTGTGGGTGCTGCTGAAGCCAGAAAAGGATTGGCCGAAGGAAAAATCACGCGAAGAACTGTTCGACGAAATGCGAGTTGTACTCAATAGCAATGTCCCCGGTGCGCTGTTTGCCTTTACTCAACCGATCGAGATGCGCGTCGATGAACTGGTCGCGGGAGTGAAGGCCAACGTGGCCGTCCTGATTTATGCCCCCAGCGGGTCGCTGCAGGGGAGTGGAGATTCCTCCAATCTGGCGGAACTCGAGAGTCTCGCCCGGATCGGAAAGCAGGTGGAAAAGTCTCTGCACACAATTCCGGGAGCTGTCGATGTGAAAGCCGAACATCAGGCGAATCTTCCCACTGTTCGCATTCAGGTCAAACCCGAAGCACTCGCCCGCTATGGAATCGATGCAGATCAGGTCATGCAGACTGTCGCCACCATGGGGGGCCACAAAGTGGGTGAAGTCTTCCGCGGACGAATGCGGTTCCCCATTATGGTTCGTATCCCTGTCGAATGGCGGACCAACCTTTATCGCCTTGAGCAGATTCCCATCTTTGCCCCGAACGGCCGCCAGATTCCTCTGGGTGAGCTTGCCGACCTGATTACCGAAGAAACCCCTCCAGGCGTCGAACACGAGCGGACACAGCGACGTACCTACGTACAATGCAACGTCCGCGGCCGCGATGTCGAGAGTTTCGTCTACGACGCTCAGAAAGCCATTTCCGAAAATGTGAAACTCCCCACAGGTTACGAAATTGAATGGGGCGGCGACTTCAAGAATCTCCAGTCGGCCAAACAGCGTCTGTTGCTGGTGACCCCGGTGGTCCTGGTGCTGATCTTCCTGCTGCTTCACACCACGTTCCACTCAGGCCGACTTGCCAGCCTGATCTTCCTGGCGATTCCAATGGCGGCCTCAGGGGGCATCTATGCTCTGGCCTTGCGTGGAATGCCATTCAGCATTTCCGCCGGTGTCGGTTTCATCGCTCTGTTCGGGGTCGCGGTCCTCAACGGACTGGTGTGGGTCAGCGCGGCGGAGCATCTTCGCGTGGCAGGTTTTTCACCGAAGGCAGCAGCGGAAGAGACTGCGGTCAATCGTTTACGGCCAGTGCTGATGACGGCTCTCGTCGCCAGCCTGGGCTTCCTGCCCATGGCATTGTCTCACACGGCAGGAGCAGAAATCCAACGGCCCCTGGCAACCGTGGTGATCGGCGGCTTGATCACATCAACCCTGTTGACGGCGCTGGTCATGCCGGCGATCTATCCCTGGTTTGTGCAACGGTCACCGAACAATGACGACGCCAACACCATGGCCCCTGCAACCGTTGCCACGACCTGA
- a CDS encoding Gfo/Idh/MocA family protein, with the protein MTHPSVPIVKCSIATDLSSSELAAQADGRPSWKVGIVGLGAEGLYQLERTRLNSQIETAIVYDPDPRKRQFAAGFGVIAADELSRVTAGGKTDAVFLTDPLGAETASAILESGQHLVLDRPWTLTCEELQSIQMRAESAQLSATYFCPRRWTADVLCAAEAVRSGRLGNVYSVQYLSCTRHLPPLSGSRGVLREFGFDLLDQLRALVAAQPISVFGKMDADPQRGDDCAFLAVMEFQNQCRAEIRIDSRSRLGFRTGWILEGTSGSYRGERLLTETLDGEIVDQPLERPVCHADPFLAELPAAWQGQPCRLPSLRDAASIVAVINAIEQSSRTGEVVRL; encoded by the coding sequence ATGACGCATCCGTCGGTACCCATTGTCAAGTGTTCGATCGCAACGGATCTGTCGTCCTCCGAACTTGCCGCACAAGCTGACGGTCGCCCCTCGTGGAAGGTCGGGATTGTCGGTCTTGGGGCGGAAGGGCTGTATCAGCTGGAACGGACCCGTCTGAACTCGCAGATTGAGACAGCGATTGTTTATGACCCTGATCCGCGCAAGCGACAGTTCGCCGCAGGATTCGGGGTCATCGCCGCGGATGAACTGTCTCGCGTCACTGCCGGGGGGAAAACCGACGCCGTTTTCCTGACTGACCCGTTGGGGGCAGAGACGGCGTCGGCGATTCTCGAAAGTGGTCAGCATCTTGTGCTCGATCGTCCATGGACATTGACGTGTGAGGAACTGCAGTCCATTCAAATGCGTGCCGAGTCGGCACAGCTTTCCGCGACGTACTTCTGCCCGCGACGGTGGACGGCGGACGTCCTTTGTGCTGCCGAGGCCGTCCGTTCCGGGCGGCTTGGCAACGTATATTCTGTGCAATATCTGTCCTGCACCAGGCATCTTCCTCCGCTTTCCGGCAGCCGAGGGGTTCTGCGAGAATTCGGGTTTGATCTGCTTGACCAACTGCGAGCATTGGTCGCTGCTCAGCCGATCTCCGTCTTTGGAAAAATGGACGCGGACCCTCAACGGGGGGACGATTGCGCGTTCCTGGCCGTGATGGAATTCCAGAATCAGTGTCGAGCTGAAATCCGGATTGACTCGCGTTCTCGACTTGGTTTCCGAACCGGCTGGATTCTCGAAGGAACATCCGGGAGCTATCGAGGTGAACGTCTCTTGACGGAAACACTCGACGGCGAAATCGTCGACCAGCCTCTGGAGCGGCCCGTTTGTCACGCGGACCCGTTCCTGGCTGAACTGCCCGCCGCGTGGCAGGGTCAGCCCTGTCGACTTCCTTCACTGAGGGACGCTGCCAGCATCGTTGCTGTGATCAACGCAATTGAACAATCCTCACGCACAGGTGAAGTGGTCAGGCTTTAG
- a CDS encoding DUF1501 domain-containing protein produces MTDLSYLTATADKLTRRHFFGRSATGLGTAALASLLGRDAQANNPLPVSHIAPKAKRVIWMFQSGAPSQMDLFDYKPRLAEFHKQELPASIRMGQRLTGMTSGQSSFPVVASKFKFAQHGQSGTWLSEMLPHTAKIVDEMCLIRSMHTEAINHDPAITFIQTGSQLPGRPSFGSWVDYGLGTMNEDLPAFVVMISNGATKGQGLLARLWGSGFLPSQHQGVKLRGVGDPVLYLSDPHGMDRQGRRQMLDGLAELNGMQYQDVGDPEITARIAQYELAFRMQTSVPELMDLSHESPHTFELYGEDSKKPGTYAANCLLARRLVERGVRFIQLYHRDWDHHGGLPDRMVQQCKETDQASAALVMDLKQRGLLDDTLVIWGGEFGRTVYCQGAITDTTYGRDHHPRCFSMWMAGGGVKPGTVLGETDEYSYNIVSNPVHVHDLQATILNQLGLDHTRLTYRFQGRDFRLTDVHGKVVSEVLA; encoded by the coding sequence ATGACTGACTTGTCCTACTTGACGGCAACGGCTGACAAACTGACGCGACGCCATTTTTTCGGGCGCTCCGCAACAGGACTGGGAACGGCAGCACTCGCTTCATTGCTGGGACGGGACGCACAGGCAAATAATCCTCTGCCTGTCAGCCACATCGCCCCCAAGGCCAAGCGGGTCATCTGGATGTTTCAATCCGGTGCCCCCTCGCAGATGGACTTGTTCGACTACAAGCCACGGTTAGCCGAATTTCACAAGCAGGAACTTCCCGCATCCATTCGCATGGGGCAGCGACTGACGGGGATGACCTCAGGGCAATCGAGTTTTCCCGTTGTCGCCTCGAAGTTCAAGTTTGCTCAGCACGGCCAGTCGGGGACGTGGCTCAGCGAGATGTTGCCGCACACGGCCAAGATCGTCGACGAAATGTGCCTCATTCGCTCGATGCATACAGAAGCCATCAATCACGATCCGGCCATCACGTTCATTCAAACAGGGAGCCAGTTGCCTGGGCGTCCCAGTTTTGGATCTTGGGTCGATTACGGGCTAGGGACGATGAACGAAGATCTTCCCGCGTTCGTGGTCATGATCTCCAATGGGGCAACCAAGGGTCAGGGTCTACTGGCACGTCTGTGGGGAAGCGGCTTCCTGCCGTCACAGCATCAGGGAGTGAAGCTGCGCGGGGTGGGCGACCCCGTATTGTACCTGTCTGATCCACACGGAATGGACCGCCAGGGACGCCGGCAAATGCTGGATGGACTGGCTGAGTTGAACGGGATGCAGTACCAGGACGTCGGTGATCCCGAGATCACCGCCCGAATCGCCCAATATGAACTGGCATTTCGGATGCAAACCTCGGTGCCAGAACTGATGGATCTGTCGCACGAGTCCCCTCACACATTCGAACTGTACGGCGAAGACTCGAAGAAGCCGGGGACTTATGCTGCCAATTGTCTGCTGGCCCGGCGGCTGGTGGAGCGGGGTGTGCGGTTCATCCAGCTTTATCACCGTGACTGGGATCATCATGGCGGGCTTCCCGATCGAATGGTTCAGCAATGTAAAGAGACGGACCAGGCGTCAGCAGCACTCGTTATGGACTTGAAGCAACGGGGACTGCTCGATGATACGCTGGTGATCTGGGGGGGTGAATTTGGTCGAACGGTCTATTGTCAGGGAGCTATCACTGATACGACTTACGGCCGCGATCACCACCCGCGTTGTTTTTCGATGTGGATGGCAGGCGGAGGCGTCAAGCCGGGGACGGTCCTCGGAGAAACAGACGAATACTCGTACAACATCGTCAGTAACCCGGTCCACGTGCACGACCTGCAGGCAACGATTCTCAATCAGTTAGGCCTGGACCACACACGCTTGACCTATCGTTTCCAGGGACGCGATTTCCGACTGACCGATGTGCATGGCAAGGTCGTCTCGGAAGTACTCGCCTGA
- a CDS encoding metallophosphoesterase, with protein MHRIVQLTDCHLFTEKATALREIVTWPRFQSVLQHLRQQLPDFDLLVLTGDIAHDEAAATYDAVIAELGDWIDKVRVIPGNHDRRAAIANRFPGVPPLCTDRIRFVEQWSDWQIIGLDSQLSGQVAGSLGSDQIQWLKERLTASRSLRTLLFLHHPPVPVHSPWLDKIGLQDAADLKLLLNEFPQVRLIGCGHVHHEIVASFGHTTVFSTPAVGPKFRPRTEQLVIDLGPPEYRLWELAPNGSWTTQLFQCTSQL; from the coding sequence ATGCACCGCATCGTTCAACTGACCGACTGCCACCTGTTTACCGAAAAAGCGACGGCACTGCGCGAGATCGTGACCTGGCCCCGCTTTCAATCCGTCCTTCAACATCTCCGTCAGCAGCTCCCGGATTTCGACTTGCTCGTTCTGACTGGGGACATTGCTCACGACGAAGCTGCTGCCACGTATGACGCCGTGATCGCAGAATTGGGAGACTGGATCGATAAGGTGCGAGTCATCCCAGGTAACCACGACCGTCGCGCGGCAATTGCAAATCGGTTTCCAGGGGTTCCGCCCCTCTGCACTGATCGAATTCGTTTCGTGGAACAATGGTCGGATTGGCAGATTATCGGGCTGGATTCACAGCTTTCTGGTCAGGTCGCGGGATCGCTGGGGTCGGATCAAATTCAATGGCTGAAGGAGAGACTGACGGCTTCACGCTCGCTGCGTACGCTGTTGTTCTTGCATCATCCTCCTGTCCCTGTACACAGCCCCTGGCTTGATAAGATTGGTCTGCAGGATGCGGCCGATCTGAAGCTTCTGCTGAACGAATTTCCCCAGGTGCGACTCATCGGGTGCGGGCACGTGCATCACGAAATTGTCGCCTCTTTTGGTCACACTACGGTCTTCTCAACGCCGGCGGTGGGTCCAAAATTCCGCCCCCGAACCGAGCAACTTGTGATCGACCTTGGCCCCCCGGAATACCGGTTGTGGGAACTTGCTCCCAACGGAAGCTGGACAACCCAACTATTTCAGTGCACAAGCCAACTTTAG